Sequence from the Streptomyces sp. NBC_00440 genome:
CGGGAAACCACTCCGAAGCAGCGGCGAAGCAGGGAGCAAAACAAGCATGAGTGAGGCCGTGTCCGCGCCACGCGGAGACACCCAGACCAAAGCGATACCCACCAGCCCGGGCGGCCTGAGCCACCGGCAGATCCTGACCATCCTGAGCGGCCTCATGCTGGGCATGTTCCTGGCCGCGCTCGACCAGACCATCGTCTCCACCTCGATCCGCACCATCGCGGACGACCTGCACGGCCTGAGCCAGCAGGCGTGGGCGACGACGGCCTACCTGATCACTTCGACCATCGCCACACCGCTGTACGGCAAGCTGTCCGACCTTCATGGCCGCAAGCCGTACTTCCTGACCGCGATCAGTGTCTTCATCGTCGGTTCGGTGCTCTGCACCTTCTCGACCTCGATGACCGAGCTGGCGTCCTTCCGTGCCCTGCAGGGCATCGGCGCCGGTGGTCTGATGTCGCTGGCCCTGGCGATCATCGGCGACATCGTGCCGCCCCGTGAGCGTGCCCGCTACCAGGGCTACATGCTGGCGACCTTTGCCACCTCCAGTGTCGCCGGACCGCTGATCGGCGGCTTCCTGGCCGGCCAGAGCAGCATCCTGGGCGTCACCGGCTGGCGCTGGGTGTTCCTGGTGAACGTCCCGATCGGCATCATCGCGCTGTTCGTCGTCGCGAAGGTCCTCAACATCCCGCACGTCCGCCGGCACCGCCGGATCGACTGGTGGGGCGCGGTCACCATCGCGGTCGGCGTGGTGCCCCTGCTGCTCGTCGCCGAGCAGGGCCGTGAGTGGGGCTGGGGCTCCACGAACTCGCTGGTCTGCTACGGCATCGGCGTGGTGGGCATCATCGCCTGGATCTTCGTGGAGCGCCGGATGGGCGACGACGCGCTGATCCCGATGCGGCTGTTCCGCAACTCGATCTTCAGCAAGACCAGTCTGCTGTCCGTGCTCATCGGTGCGGGCATGTTCGGCGGGATGCTGATGATCCCGCAGTACCTGCAGATCGTGAAGGGCGCCAGCCCCACCCGGTCGGGCCTTGAGATGCTGCCGCTGATGCTCGGCATGATCATCGCGTCGATCGTGGCGGGCCAGCTCACCGCGAAGACCGGCCGCTACAAGATCTTCCCGATCATCGGCACCGCCCTGATGGTCGTGGCGCTGCTGCTGTTCCACTTCAAGATCCAGTGGGACACCCCCCTGTGGGAGTCCATGGTCTTCATGCTGATCTTCGGCCTCGGGCTCGGCGGCTGTATGCAGACGCTGGTCCTCGCCGTGCAGAACGCGGTGCCGCCGCAGGACATGGGTGTGGCGACCGCGTCGTCCACCTTCTTCCGTCAGATGGGCGCCACCGCCGGTACCGCGATCTTCCTGTCGGTGCTGTTCAGCAATGTCGGGGGCAAGATCGCCTCGGCGTTCAAGTCGGCCGCGCAGACCCCGCAGTTCCAGGCCGCGCTGCACGATCCGCACGTGCTCTCGAACCCGGCCAACAAGCCGGTGCTCGACATGGTCAAGAACCCCGGCGCGGGCGGCGGTTCGAGCGTGCTGAGCGACTCCTCGTTCATCCAGCAGCTCGACCCGCGGCTGGCGGAGCCCTTCAAGCAGGGCTTCGCCGACTCCATGCACCTGGTCTTCCTGATCGCCGCAGGTGTGGTCGCGCTCGGCTTCCTGATGGTCCTGTGGACCAAGGAGGTTCCGCTGCGGAACGTGTCGGGCCTGCAGGCCCGCGCAGCCGAGGAGGACGGCGCGGCGACCGCCGCCATCGAGGCCGAGGCCGCCGTCACGGCCGCCCCCGAGCCGCTGCCGGCCTCCGCCACGGGACGCCACGCGGCGGTGCCCCGGCAAGAGGTGTCCGACGCAGTCGACACCGCGATGACGGACGCGTCGGGCGCAGGCGTCAGGGGATACATCCGCGACAGCGACGGCACCCCCGTGCCGCAGGCCGTGGTCACCCTGATCGACCTGGGCGGGCGACAGCTCGGCCGTACGACGACGGGCTCCGACGGCCGGTACTTCGTCGCGGCGCCCGCCGGCGGGACGTACGTCCTGATCGGCTCCGGGGGCGCACGGCAGCCCCAGGCGACGACGGTGGCGGTCGCCGACGGCCCCGTCGACTTCGACCTGATGCTCAGCGGTGCCGCCGGGCTCGCCGGTACGGTCCTGGCTGCGCCGGGCAACCGGCCGCTGCCCGGCGCGCTGGTCATCGCCACCGACGTGCGCGGCGATGTCGTCGCCTCCGGCACCGCCGACGGCTCCGGCGACTTCGGCTTCGGCGACCTGGTGCCCGGCAACTACACCCTCGCGGTGAGCGCCGGCGGGCACCGGCCGACGGCCGTGCCGGTGGAGGTCGTCAGTGGCTCCGCCAACCGCTACGAGGTCCGGCTCGACCCGGGTGCCCGGGTCCAGGGCACCATCCGCAACAGCGCGGGCGAGCCACTGGACGACGCCCGGGTGACGCTGCTCGACGCCGCGGGGAACACGGTGGGGTCGACCATCACGGGTACGGACGGTGTGTACACGTTCAACGACCTCGACACCGGCGACTACACGGTGGTGGCCAGCGGATACGCGCCCAGCGCCCACTCGCTGCTGGTGGACCGCAAGGGCGGTCAGGACCTCGACCTGGACCTGAGCCACTGAGACGGCCCGGGCACTGAGACGAGGCGGGAGCCGACCGTAACTCCGCCCTGAGCGTGGTGCGTCGGGGCGGCGGAGGCGGCTCTGCCGGAGGCCGTGGTACGACACGAAGGTGTCGCACCACGGCCTCCGGTGCGTTTACGGCGTCGGGAAGCCGGAAGGGCCCCGGGCCCCTCGGCCGAGAGGGCGTCCGCAGTGCCGCGCATCCCCCGCCGGGCACCCGCCGGCTGCCTGCCCGGCCGGCCCCGCGTGTCCACGGCCCGGAACGCGCAGCAGGAGGAAGGCTGCACGGATGCACGCCGTACTGCACGCACTGTCGATCGCCGGTTCCATGACCTGGGAGATCACCTGGGCCCTGATTCTCGGCTTCGCGCTGTCCGCTGTCGTCCAGGCGGTGGTCCGCAAGTCCACCGTCATCTCCCTGCTCGGCGACGACCGCCCCCGTACCCTCGCCGTGGCGACCGGCCTCGGCATGGCCTCGTCCTCGTGCTCCTACGCCGCGGTGGCCCTCGCGCGCTCGCTGTTCCGCAAGGGAGCGGACTTCACCGCGGCGATGGCCTTCGAGATCGCCTCGACCAACATGGTGGTCGAACTCGGCGTGATCCTGGCCCTGTTGATGGGCTGGCAGTTCACCGCGGCGGAGTTCGCCGGTGGCCCCCTCATGATCGTCGTGCTGGCCCTGCTGTTCCGGCTGCTCCTGCGGGACGGGCTGCTGCGCCAGGCGCGTGACCAGGCGGAGCGGGGTCTGGCCGGTTCCATGGAGGGCCATGCGGCGATGGACATGTCCGTCCGGCGGGAGGGCTCCTTCGCACGGCGGCTGTTCTCCCGGGACGGCTTCACCGCGACCTCGCACGTCTTCGTCATGGAGTGGGCGGCCATCCTGCGCGATCTGGTGATCGGTCTGCTCGTCGCCGGAGCGATCGCCGCCTGGGTCCCGGACTCCTTCTGGCGCACCTTCTTCTTCGACGGCCACCCCCTGGCGTCCCGGCTGTGGGGCCCGGTGATCGGCCCGCTGGTGGCCATGGCCTCGTTCGTCTGCTCCATCGGGAACGTGCCGCTCGCGGTCGTGCTGTGGAAGGGCGGCATCAGCTTCGGCGGCGTGCTGGCCTTCATCTTCGCGGACCTGCTGATCCTGCCGATCCTCAACATCTACCGGAAGTACTACGGGGCGCGGATGACGGCCTTCCTGCTCGTCACCTTCTATGTGTCCATGGTCGTCGCCGGATACGTCGTCGAGTTCGCCTTCGGCGGCCTGGGAATCGTCCCCGACCGGGCCGACGCGAGAGTCCCGATGGGCGGAGTCAGCTGGAACTACACGACCTGGCTCAACATCGCCTTCCTGGTCCTCGGCGCCGCGCTCCTGGTGCGGTTCTTCCGGACCGGCGGCAGGGAGATGCTCCGCATGATGGGCGGCCGGGAAAGCGACAACGGGCAGCTGCCCGAATAGGACCCGAACGGGAGAGGCCCCGCACCGGATGGTGCGGGGCCGGAGAGAGCCGTCCGCTGCGTCGGGCGGGAGCCCCTAGTCCTGCGCGGTGCGGCGCCGGCGCATCCACCAGACCAGTGCGCCACCGACGACGATGACCGCGGCGGCGATGCCGGAGATCAGGCCGATGGGGGTGTCGGATCCGGTGTGGGCGAGGTCCCCGCCGGGACTGGTCGGCGGGTGGCCCGGCCCTCCGCCGCCGGCCGGCGGGGTGCTCGTCCCGGGGCCCGGTGTGTGGCTGGGCGGCGCGGACGGCTTTCCGGTGGGCGTGGGGGTGGGTGTCGGAGTGGGCTTTCCGCCTCCGCCGGTGACCGGTCCCCCACCGAGGTAGAGGGTGTCGGTGTCGCGGTAGGAGGTGTCGTCGGACTGCAGGGAGTTACTGGTGGTGTGGTCCAGGTCCCGGTTCTCCACGTTGAAGCGGACCTTGGTGATGTTCCGCTTCGGCGCCTTGGAGAAGTCGACGCCGCCGACGATGTACACCATGACGCCCTTGGCGGTGTCCACGTTGTACTTGAACTCGCCGTTGATGAAGATCTTCCGGTACTCCTGGAACAGCTTGTCCTTGTCCCAGTTCTGGTTCGGGGCGCGCAGCGGCCACGCCTTCACGTCGTTGCTGTTGATGAACTTGTGGAAGTCGGTGGGCTTCTTGGCGTCCTCCCGCCGGATGTACTCGGCTGCGACGCGGGAGGTGTAGACGCGGCGCAGGTCGGCGTACTGGGGAGTGGTGTTGATGGTCTTCTCCACCGCGGGGACGATCATCCGGTCGATGACCCCCTGAGCCTGGTCGCGCTGGGCCTTAGTGGGGTGGCAGACGCCCTCGCCTCCGCCGGGCTGGGTGATGGTGTCCTGCTCGGTGGACTTCAGTCTGAGCGGGGCGTCGAGGATGTAGATGCCGCCGTCCTGCTCGCGGACCGTGGCGGGCTTGGGCTCGATCCAGTTACGGATGCCGGTGAAGCAGGGACGCCCGTCCACCTTCGGGAGGGCGGCCCAGAACCGGCGGCCGAGGTCGGTCTTGGGGTCCATCGTCCGGAAGAAGTCGTGCTTCATCTGGAGGTCGGCCTCCAGCAGCACCCGCCCGGCGTCGGTGGAGGCGAACTTGTCGTCCATGACCCGGTCCGGCTGGTCCGGGTTCAGGTTCACCCAGAACTTGTCCGGTGTCAGGGCCAGCCAGGTGAACAGGGCGTCGGATGCCAGCTGCATCTTGGCCTGGCCGCCGTATCCCGGGTTCTTGTCCGGGTCGGGCATCTGGTCGGCGCGCATGCTGTACTGCATGCCCTTGCCCTTTCCGAGGCCGCCGACATAGCGCAGCTCCAGGGTGGTGAAGTCCACGCCGCCCGGGCCGCCCCGGGGAAGAGTGCCACGGCTGTCCAGGCGCCGGGACTCGGCCTGGATACGCCTGGCCTCGGCCGGAGTGCGTCCGGAGTCGTTGATGCGCTCGTTCAGCGGGCCACGGCTGCCACCGCAGTTGGACGTGGTGGCCGAGGCGAGCTGCGCACCGGCGCTCTGGCAGCCGGGCGCGAACGCCCGGTCCTGACGGGAGTAGCCGGGGACCGGGGTGGTCTTGGCGACCGGGTTGTAGAGGCGCTGGTTGCCGCGCACCTGGTTCGTCTTGCCCGGCCGGTCCGCGACGACCTCCTCGTTCAGGTCGCTGATCTTCTTCGCCTGCCCCTTGGTGAAGCTCTTCGCGCCGGAGTAGCGGAAGGTGTGGTCGGACATCGACTTGGCGACCACTCGGTCCTTGGCGAGCTGAGCGTTCTCCAGCCGGCTGTTGGACTTGAACTCGTTGAACTCCTTGGTCCGCTGGTTGTAGGCGTCGTAGCGGCGCTCGCCGACCTTGTCGCCGTCCTTGTCGAAGAGTTCGACGTAGTACTCGCACAGCCAGTCGGGGCCGATGAGGTTGTAGTCCTTGACGAGCTGCCGTTCGTACCCGGAACCCTTGCTGTTGTTGGTCTGGTTGCGGATGTAGCGGTACTTGAACCAGTGGTCGAAGGCCAGGTTCTCCTTGTTGGCGAGGAACCGGGCGTAGATCTCCATGGCCCGGTCCGCCGGAGCCCCGGAGCTGTTGGCCTGCCTGGCCCAGGCGGCGACGTTCTT
This genomic interval carries:
- a CDS encoding MFS transporter, which codes for MSEAVSAPRGDTQTKAIPTSPGGLSHRQILTILSGLMLGMFLAALDQTIVSTSIRTIADDLHGLSQQAWATTAYLITSTIATPLYGKLSDLHGRKPYFLTAISVFIVGSVLCTFSTSMTELASFRALQGIGAGGLMSLALAIIGDIVPPRERARYQGYMLATFATSSVAGPLIGGFLAGQSSILGVTGWRWVFLVNVPIGIIALFVVAKVLNIPHVRRHRRIDWWGAVTIAVGVVPLLLVAEQGREWGWGSTNSLVCYGIGVVGIIAWIFVERRMGDDALIPMRLFRNSIFSKTSLLSVLIGAGMFGGMLMIPQYLQIVKGASPTRSGLEMLPLMLGMIIASIVAGQLTAKTGRYKIFPIIGTALMVVALLLFHFKIQWDTPLWESMVFMLIFGLGLGGCMQTLVLAVQNAVPPQDMGVATASSTFFRQMGATAGTAIFLSVLFSNVGGKIASAFKSAAQTPQFQAALHDPHVLSNPANKPVLDMVKNPGAGGGSSVLSDSSFIQQLDPRLAEPFKQGFADSMHLVFLIAAGVVALGFLMVLWTKEVPLRNVSGLQARAAEEDGAATAAIEAEAAVTAAPEPLPASATGRHAAVPRQEVSDAVDTAMTDASGAGVRGYIRDSDGTPVPQAVVTLIDLGGRQLGRTTTGSDGRYFVAAPAGGTYVLIGSGGARQPQATTVAVADGPVDFDLMLSGAAGLAGTVLAAPGNRPLPGALVIATDVRGDVVASGTADGSGDFGFGDLVPGNYTLAVSAGGHRPTAVPVEVVSGSANRYEVRLDPGARVQGTIRNSAGEPLDDARVTLLDAAGNTVGSTITGTDGVYTFNDLDTGDYTVVASGYAPSAHSLLVDRKGGQDLDLDLSH
- a CDS encoding permease; translated protein: MHAVLHALSIAGSMTWEITWALILGFALSAVVQAVVRKSTVISLLGDDRPRTLAVATGLGMASSSCSYAAVALARSLFRKGADFTAAMAFEIASTNMVVELGVILALLMGWQFTAAEFAGGPLMIVVLALLFRLLLRDGLLRQARDQAERGLAGSMEGHAAMDMSVRREGSFARRLFSRDGFTATSHVFVMEWAAILRDLVIGLLVAGAIAAWVPDSFWRTFFFDGHPLASRLWGPVIGPLVAMASFVCSIGNVPLAVVLWKGGISFGGVLAFIFADLLILPILNIYRKYYGARMTAFLLVTFYVSMVVAGYVVEFAFGGLGIVPDRADARVPMGGVSWNYTTWLNIAFLVLGAALLVRFFRTGGREMLRMMGGRESDNGQLPE